Genomic window (Thermoanaerobaculia bacterium):
TAGACGCCGGTCGCGTCGTCGGGAGCGGCGCCGCCGGGATAACTGTCGCCGCGCTGGTCTGGGAAATGGGCGCGCAGATAGTTCTGCACCGCCTGCACTTCGGGTTCCGAGGCCGGCTGAGGTCCGTGGTAGTCGAGAGCACAGGGGCTCGAGCTCGAGCCGCCGCAGCAGTTCCACTGGAAAGCGAAGTTGCGGTTGAGGTCGGCGCCGCGGCTGGTGGAGTTGGCGCAGTAGTTGTTGTCGACGTTCTTGCGCCACGAGACTCCGGCCTCGGCCTGCTTGCGCCCGTCCGGGTTGGTCTGCAGCAGGAGATGGATCTCGTGCTGGTCGAGGAGCCAGGTGGCGTCGGCGTCGACACCATGGCCGCCGACCAACTGCTCGGCGAAGCGCAGCGCGAGCTCCGCCGTGGCGTACTCGCGGGCATGGATCGCCGCCGTTACGAAGAGCCGTGGCTTCGGGCCGGGAACCGCCGAGTTGGTGAGCGCCAGGACCATCATGTCGTAGCCGGCGGGGCCGCCCGCGGCCGCTTTGTCCCAGCTGTCGCCGGCATCGCTCCAGGTGGCGAGAGCCGGGTGGGCCGCGACCATCGTCTGCGCCGCAGCGAAGGTCTCCTCGACCGTGCGGTAGCAGGGAAAGCTCGGAATGCCGGCTTCGGGCGCCTCGCCCCGGGCGCGGGCCTCGGCGGCACGCCGGCCGCCCTCTTCGGCCTGGCGCAGGAGCGCCGTCCCCGCGGCATCGACCTCGACGTAGAAGCCGAGGCCGCGCAGACGATCGACGGTTTCGGGGTCGGCGAACAGGCGCAGGAGGTTCTGTTTGCGGTCGTAGCCGAAATGGTCGCCCCACGAGGCGACCTCGCGCCGGGCTTCCTCGGTGCCGAACCAGGCGCGCACCATCCAGGGTCCGGAGCCGGTGAACGGATCGTCGGGAAGGCCGAGGCCGAAGGCGAGCGCGGCCTGGGCCGCGAGGAGGAAGAGGGCGATCAGCGGCAGGCGGCGGGAGAGATTCCGGACTTGGGTTTCCACAAAGGGAAGTATGAACCCCGCCCGCCGCGAGCGCCAGAACCGCTCAGGCGGCCGGCGTCGGCACCCCTGCCGGCTGCTGGACCGGCACCTCCAGGACCTCGCCCCCGGGCGCTCCGAGCGCGCTCGGCGCGCTCGGAGCGCCCGACCCGAGCATCCACTCCGCGAGGCGGGCCCAGAACCAGCCCATGCCGTTCTGCAGATGGAGGGCGACGAGGAGGCCAAGCACCCCGGCAATGCCGAACGGCAGGGTGCCGAGGAAGCTCTCCGGCTGCCAGAGGCCGATCCCGATATGGATCTCCTCCGGGTTCACCAGCCAGGCTACGGGCACGAGCACGAACGCCAGCGGCACGACGAGTGACACCAGCGAGACGACCCAGGTGGCGAGCGCGATGGGGAACTTGAAAAACAGGAAGGCCATCCCCTTCCAGAGCGCCGCAGAAGAGAGCAGAGCGCCGAGCCGGGGGAGCAGCCGGTCCGAGGCCGGGTGGGTCACCCGCTCCGGTACGTGGGCGCCGAGCAGGTGGATCGCGAGCTGCCGCTCGAGGCCAGCGGCACCCCAGGCGGCCAGGAAGGTGACGAGAAGCACCAAGAGACCGATCCAGATGATCGTGAGCGGCACCCCGGCCGAGATTCCGACCGTCAACCCGACGAAATAGGCGAGGCCGAGCGGGAACCCGAGCCAGAGGTAGAGGAGGCTGCCGTAAGTCCGCGGCCGCACCGCGACGGTGAAGAAATCGGTCCAGGAGAGCTGCCGGGTCGCGCTGTTCATGACGATCACCTCAGACCGTCCTACGACGGACGCGTCTGGCGGTTTCGCTTGCCGCGCGGCCGGCAGGTCGCCGTCAGCCTGTAATAGGCCGCGATCGGCTTACCCTGGAGGGCGTGGGCTGGAAGCGCCAGTCTCGGACACCCTCCAAGGCAGACCCGCCTCGCTTGGGGGCCCGGCCGAACGGGTAGCACGGACGATCTTTCCTTTCCCGTAGAATCCCGGATGCCATGAAAAAAGCCCAACATGTAGCCGTCACCGGCGCCGCCGGGAACATCGGATACGCGCTCCTCTTCCGCATCGCCGCGGGCGATCTCTTCGGACCGGACCAGCCGGTCGTCCTGCACCTCATCGAGATCGCGCCGGCCCTGCCGGCGCTCGAGGGGGTGGCGATGGAGCTCCGCGACTGCGCCTTCCCGTTGCTCGACGGGATCGTCGCCACGGCGGACATCGAAGAGGGCTTCAGCGACGTCGACGCCGCTTTCCTGGTCGGCGCGCGGCCGCGCGGTCCGGGGATGGAGAGGAAGGACCTGCTCTCCGCCAACGGCGCCATCTTCGGGCCGCAGGGCAAGGCCATCGCCGCACGCGCCGCGCGCGATGTGCGCGTGCTGGTGGTCGGGAATCCGGCCAACACGAACTGCCTGATCGCGGCCTCGAACGCCCACGGTCTCGATCGCCGGCAGTTCCATGCCATGACGCGCCTCGACCACAACCGGGCGCTGTCGCAGCTCGGCGAGAAGTGCGGCGCGCATGTCAACGACATCCGCCGGATGACGATCTGGGGCAACCACTCCTCGACCCAGTACCCCGACCTCGCAAATTGCACCGTGGGCGGGAAGCCGGCGCTCGGGCTGGTCGAAGAGAGCTGGTATCGCGAGACCTTCATCCCGACCGTGCAGCAGCGCGGGGCCGCGATCATCAAGGCGCGCGGCGCCTCCTCGGCGGCCTCCGCCGCCTCGTCGGCGCTCGACCACATGCGCGACTGGGTGCGCGGCAGCGCGGCCGGCGACTGGGTGTCGATGGCGGTGCCGTCGGACGGCAGCTACGGCATCCCGGAAGGAGTCGTCTACTCCTACCCCTGCGTCTGTAAGGGCGGCGACTACGAGATCGTGCAGGGCCTGGCGATCGACGAGTGGAGTCGCGGCAAAATGGACGCCAGCGATCGCGAGCTGCGCGAGGAGCGCCAGGCGGTCGAGGAGCTGCTCGGCTGAGCCTGCCGGCCTGCGGGCCGCGTTTTTGTCAAAACAGCATTTTTCCGCTAGACTCGCGACGTGCGCGGGCGACTCGGGACTTCTTCCGGCAGGGCTTCGGCGGGCGCGGTCGCGCTCGCCGGCTGCTGCCTGCTGAGTCTCCTGCACGCTCCTGCAGCGGCGGAAGCGACGGCAGCGCCCGGTTCGCCGGCCTCCCTGAACGGGCCCGGCAGCCTGCTCGAGATGCGGCTGGCGCTCGGCGATCTGACCCTCGGCGCGTCCACCGGCTGCTCGGTCGCCTACACGCTCCAGGTGCTCACCGAGGTGGCTCCGGGGAGCGACGACTTCGAGCTCCAGGTCTTCGATGATGGCGCCCTGACGCAGATCGTGGCGCTCAGCGCACCCTCGGACGGCCTCCTCCACAACCTCTCGGGGACGATCGTGCTCGGCCAGCCGGTCTCGCAGGCGAGCCCCGGGATCGGCGTCTATCTGGTCGACTCCGGGACGATTCTCGATTTCGTCGATCCGGTGCCGGTGACCTGCGGCGCCGTTGAGATCCCCACGCTGGGGTCGGTCGGCGCCTGGATCCTGGGCGGACTGCTCATGGCCAGCGCCTTCGCGGTCCTGCGCCGGCCGCGCCGCACCTTCTAGCTTCAGCCCAGCTTCAGGCCGAGCCGTTTTGCTCGCCAGATTTCAGATGCCCGCGCGCTCGCAGGCGGCCTCGATCCGCCGCGGCCGGTAGCCGATCGCGCGCAAGCGCTCGATGATCGCGCGGGCCTCCCCGGCGCGCCGGTCGGCGAGGAGGAGCATCGCGTACGCTGCCTGGAACCCCGGATTGGAGTCCGGGCCGGAGAACTCGACGAGCAGCGTTGCGGCGCGCCGACGCAACACTGCCGCCTCGGCGCTGCGCCCGTCGAGCTCGGCGATCGCGGCCGCACCGGTGAGGGACTCGCCGAGCCGCGCGACGATCGTCTCGTCGTCCGGCCTCTCGCGAGCCAGCTCATCGAGCAGGGCGAGAGAGCGCTCGTTCTCCCGTCGCGCCCGGCCGATCTCTCCTGCGGTGAGCGCGACGACGCCCAGGCGGAAGTGCGTGACCGCGAGCATCCGGTTCCACGTGCGGTGCGCGGGGTCGAGACGGCGGAGCTCTTCGAGACCGAGGCGACCCTGTTCGAGCTCGGCGATCGCGCCGGTCGGGTCGCCGACGTCGGCCAGGATCCAGCCGAGATTGAGGTGAGCCACGGCGGCGCTGCGGGCCCAGTCGCTGTTCTGCGGGTCGAGCCCGGCCAGTCGAACGAAGGTCTGCAATGCGAGCCGCTGCTGCACGGCGGCCTCCTCCGGTTGGCCCATCGAGAGCAGAAGGCGGGCCAGGAAGTCGCGCGCCGTGGCAAGGTCGTTGTGGGCCACGGGATCGTCGTTCTCTCGCGCCAGCCGCTCGAGCAGGAGGAGATTCTCGCGCCGCGCCGCGGTCGCTTCCGACAGCCGCCCCGACTCCTCGAGCGCCGAGCTCAACCAGGCGAGCGTCGTCGCGAGCTCCGAGACCGTCGCCGACTCGGCGGCGGTGTCGGCCGCAGCCGCGTGTGCCGCGAGCAGGCGCCGCAGATGGCTCTCGCCCTCGACGAAGCGCGCGATCGCTTCGTCCGGTCGGCCCAGCGCTTTGAGTCCGACGCCGGTGTCGCTCAGAGTGGCAGCGAGGAGACGCTCGAACTGCGGCTCGTCGGGAGCGAGCTCCACCGCGAGCCGCGCTGCGGACAGGGCCTCCGCGAAGGACTCGTAGGCCCTTTCCGGGGAGTCGAGATCGTTCCAGATGGCTGCGACCATCGTCGCTGCGAGCGCCCGCGCCTTTTCGTGCGCGGCCTGCGGGTGGTCGCTGGCGAGAATCCTCGCGAGCGCGAGGGCGCGCCCGGCGACCTGGCGGGCCGGCTCGAGCGCACCCTGGGCGAAGCGCACTTCGGCGACCTGCCGCAGCGCTTCGATGCGTCGCTCGAGCTCGAGGGGCGAGAGCTCACTCTCGGGCACGGCCTCGAAATGCTCCAGGGCTCGATCCCCGACGGCATCGAGGAGGTCGAGTCTTCCGACCTTCTCCAGTTTCGGACGGAGATCTTCGAGCATGAATCCGATGAGATCCTCGGCCTGCCCCTGACGGCGCTCGGCTTCGCGCCTCGCCCGGCGCGCCTCGAAGGCGAGAAAAGAGACCACCACCAGCCCGACGATCAGGCTCGCGACGCCCGTGGCGCCGGCTGCGATCCACCGCCGCCGGCGCGCCAGACGTGCCGGCTTGTCGATCAGCCCGGCGAGGCGCTGGGCGGCCTCTGCGGCGGTGGGGCGGGCGCTGGGCTCGAAGCTCTTGGCCTCTTCGATCAGCCGCGCCAACTCGGGGTCGAGTCCGGTCACGAGCTCCGTACGCCCGCGCTGCACGGCCTTCAGGAGATCGGCGAGGGGGGCGTCTGCATAGGCGGGTCGGCCGGTGAAGAGCTCCTGGAGCAGGATGCCGAACGAGAACAGGTCGCTCGCCGTGGAGACCGACCGTCCCAGCGCCTGCTCGGGGCTCATGTACTGCAGCGTTCCGACGATGGTGCCGAAGCGGGTCTGAAACTCGGGCAGGGCGAGCGTCGCGTCGTCGCGCTGGGCTTCGGCATTGCGGAGATAGGCGGCCGACGGGTCGTCCGCGTCGGTCTCTCCCGGCGAGCTCCGGTGGAGGAAGTCGGACTCGGCCACCCGGGCGATGCCGAAGTCGAGAATCCGGACCCGGTCGCCCTGGGCCACCATGACGTTCTCGGCCTTGAGGTCGCGATGGATCACCTTCGCGTGATGCGCCGCCTGAAGGCCATCGGCAATCTGTCGGGAGATGGCCAGCAGACGCTCGAAGGAGGGTCGCTGACGCATCAGTTGGCGAAGGGTCTGGCCCTCCACGTATTCGAGAACGAGGTAGTCCGCGCCCTCCTCTTCGATCAGGTCGTGGATCTGGCAGATCGACGGATGACCGAGCTTCGAGAGCAGGCGGGCCTCGCGCAGGAACCGGGCCTTGCCTTCGCGATCGAGAAGCTGGCTCGAGCGCAGCGTCTTGACGGCGACGCGGCGCTGGAGCTTCTCGTCGTAGCCGAGATAGACCTCGCCCATGCCGCCCTCTCCGATCGGGCGCTCGATCCGGATGCTGCCGATCTGGCGACCGACGAACGACATGGTTGCGCGGCAGTCTAGCCTCAGCGCGGAGGATTCGGGCT
Coding sequences:
- a CDS encoding sensor domain-containing protein codes for the protein MNSATRQLSWTDFFTVAVRPRTYGSLLYLWLGFPLGLAYFVGLTVGISAGVPLTIIWIGLLVLLVTFLAAWGAAGLERQLAIHLLGAHVPERVTHPASDRLLPRLGALLSSAALWKGMAFLFFKFPIALATWVVSLVSLVVPLAFVLVPVAWLVNPEEIHIGIGLWQPESFLGTLPFGIAGVLGLLVALHLQNGMGWFWARLAEWMLGSGAPSAPSALGAPGGEVLEVPVQQPAGVPTPAA
- a CDS encoding malate dehydrogenase, with translation MKKAQHVAVTGAAGNIGYALLFRIAAGDLFGPDQPVVLHLIEIAPALPALEGVAMELRDCAFPLLDGIVATADIEEGFSDVDAAFLVGARPRGPGMERKDLLSANGAIFGPQGKAIAARAARDVRVLVVGNPANTNCLIAASNAHGLDRRQFHAMTRLDHNRALSQLGEKCGAHVNDIRRMTIWGNHSSTQYPDLANCTVGGKPALGLVEESWYRETFIPTVQQRGAAIIKARGASSAASAASSALDHMRDWVRGSAAGDWVSMAVPSDGSYGIPEGVVYSYPCVCKGGDYEIVQGLAIDEWSRGKMDASDRELREERQAVEELLG
- a CDS encoding serine/threonine protein kinase, producing the protein MSFVGRQIGSIRIERPIGEGGMGEVYLGYDEKLQRRVAVKTLRSSQLLDREGKARFLREARLLSKLGHPSICQIHDLIEEEGADYLVLEYVEGQTLRQLMRQRPSFERLLAISRQIADGLQAAHHAKVIHRDLKAENVMVAQGDRVRILDFGIARVAESDFLHRSSPGETDADDPSAAYLRNAEAQRDDATLALPEFQTRFGTIVGTLQYMSPEQALGRSVSTASDLFSFGILLQELFTGRPAYADAPLADLLKAVQRGRTELVTGLDPELARLIEEAKSFEPSARPTAAEAAQRLAGLIDKPARLARRRRWIAAGATGVASLIVGLVVVSFLAFEARRARREAERRQGQAEDLIGFMLEDLRPKLEKVGRLDLLDAVGDRALEHFEAVPESELSPLELERRIEALRQVAEVRFAQGALEPARQVAGRALALARILASDHPQAAHEKARALAATMVAAIWNDLDSPERAYESFAEALSAARLAVELAPDEPQFERLLAATLSDTGVGLKALGRPDEAIARFVEGESHLRRLLAAHAAAADTAAESATVSELATTLAWLSSALEESGRLSEATAARRENLLLLERLARENDDPVAHNDLATARDFLARLLLSMGQPEEAAVQQRLALQTFVRLAGLDPQNSDWARSAAVAHLNLGWILADVGDPTGAIAELEQGRLGLEELRRLDPAHRTWNRMLAVTHFRLGVVALTAGEIGRARRENERSLALLDELARERPDDETIVARLGESLTGAAAIAELDGRSAEAAVLRRRAATLLVEFSGPDSNPGFQAAYAMLLLADRRAGEARAIIERLRAIGYRPRRIEAACERAGI